From the Euphorbia lathyris chromosome 6, ddEupLath1.1, whole genome shotgun sequence genome, one window contains:
- the LOC136233402 gene encoding uncharacterized protein — translation MGEKLLQACSLIGYDSNIRIEEVIREAEEEENELDLVKEYEDETIELPGIPLAPSVENSKSGVIFVLEKASLTLAFVGRRFQILNPDEHATFMRKKNMNPYNYRPDIVHEALCEIMDSRLRMAGRLKAVYIRTDDGVLIKVEPNALIPRTLGRFCSMMAELLQKLSIKAKGKGGNLLRLVENPVTQYLPVNSRKIGLSHSSKNAVELRDYTTASINHDENLVFVVGAMAHGKIDSNYVDDLISVSELPLSAGNCLRRIRCALEKKWNIC, via the exons ATGGGGGAAAAGTTATTACAGGCCTGCTCACTAATAGGGTATGATTCGAATATTAGAATTGAGGAAGTAATCAGAGAAGCTGAAGAAGAGGAGAACGAACTTGACTTGGTAAAAGAATATGAAGATGAAACAATTGAGCTGCCTGGGATCCCATTAGCCCCTTCTGTTGAAAACTCAAAATCTGGAGTTATATTTGTTCTTGAGAAAGCTTCTTTAACCCTTGCTTTTGTTGGAAGA AGGTTCCAGATTCTAAATCCAGATGAACATGCTACTTTTATGCGGAAAAAGAACATGAATCCCTATAATTATAGACCTGACATAGTTCACGAG GCACTTTGTGAAATTATGGATAGCCGACTTCGTATGGCTGGTAGATTAAAAGCAGTATATATTAGGACTGATGATGGGGTCTTGATTAAGGTTGAGCCTAATGCTTTAATACCAAGGACCTTGGGAAGGTTTTGTAGTATGATGG CTGAGTTATTGCAGAAGTTGAGTATTAAAGCTAAGGGTAAAGGTGGAAATCTGTTGCGATTGGTCGAGAATCCAGTGACCCAATATTTACCAGTCAATTCTCGTAAGATAG GTCTTTCACACAGCTCAAAGAATGCAGTTGAGTTAAGAGACTATACAACTGCTAGTATCAACCATGATGAAAACCTTGTTTTTGTG GTTGGTGCAATGGCTCATGGTAAAATTGACAGCAATTATGTTGATGATCTTATATCAG TTTCTGAGCTTCCATTGAGTGCTGGAAATTGTTTGAGACGTATACGTTGTGCATTGGAGAAAAAATGGAATATATGTTGA